One genomic window of Equus caballus isolate H_3958 breed thoroughbred chromosome 6, TB-T2T, whole genome shotgun sequence includes the following:
- the BAZ2A gene encoding bromodomain adjacent to zinc finger domain protein 2A isoform X24 yields the protein MCGYNGSVPSVESLHQEVSVLVPDPTVSCLDDPSHLPDQLEDTPILSEVSLEPFNTLAPEPVSGGLYGIDDTELMGAEDKLPLEDSPVISALDCPSLNNATAFSLLADDSQTSASIFASPASPPVLGESVLQDNSFDLNNGSDAEQEEMETQASDFPPPLAQPVPDQSSTIQLHPATAPAVSPTASPAISLAVSPAASPEISPEVSPAVSPAASPELSPAVSPAAFPTVSPTSSAALPPVSSEVSLTASPVTSPKVSPAASPAAVFPVASPGNKDVSSFPETTADLEEITGEGVTASGSGDVLRRRIATPEEVRLPLQHGWRREVRIKKGSHRWQGETWYYGPCGKRMKQFPEVIKYLSRNVVHNVRREHFSFSPRMPVGDFFEERDTPEGLQWVQLSAEEIPSRIQAITGKRGRPRNTEKAKTKEVPKVKRGRGRPPKVKITELLNKTDNRLLKKLEAQETLNEEDKAKMSKIKKKVKQKVQRGECQTAGQGQARNKRKQETKSLKQKEAKKKSKAEKEKVKTKQEKLKEKVKREKKEKVKMKEKEEVTKTKAACKADKTLTSQRRLEERQRQQMILEEMKKPTEDMCLTDHQPLPNFSRIPGLILPSGAFSDCLTIVEFLHSFGKVLGFDPAKDVPSLGVLQEGLLCQGDSLGEVQDLLVRLLKAALYDPGLPSYCQSLKILGEKVSEIPLTRDNVSEILRCFLMAYGVEPALCDSLRTQPFQAQPPQQKAAVLAFLVHELNGSTLIINEIDKTLESMSSYRKNKWIVEGRLRRLKTALAKRTGRPEVEMQGPEEGLGRRRSSRIMEETSGMEEEEEEEITAVVHGRRGRRDGEVDATASSIPELERQIEKLSKRQLFFRKKLLHSSQMLRAVSLGQDRYRRRYWVLPYLAGIFVEGTEGSLVPEDVIKQEADSLKVAGHTAPSPAPCSLKRELAGSSTSTSSPARARGRPRKTKPGSMHPRHLKSPFRGQESEQPQAQLQPETQPHPQLQAHAQPQPQPQPQLQSHPQSHNGFLEPEGSPLSLGQSQHDLSQSAFLSWLSQTQSHGSLLSSSVLTPDSSPGKLDSTPSQPLEEPEPDEAESSPDSQAPWFNFSAQIPCNAAPTPPPAVSEDQPTPSLQLPASSKPANRPSAANPCSPVQLFSTPLPGVAPKRRAGDPGETPQSPAGLRQPKRRGRPPSKFFKQMEQRYLTQLTAQPVPAEMCSGWWWIQDPETLDATLKALHPRGIREKALHKHLNKHRDFLQEVCLRPSTDPIFEPSQLPPFQEGILSWSPKEKTYETDLAVLQWVEELEQRVILSDLQIRGWTCPSPDSTREDLAYCEHLPDSQEDITWRGRGREGLAPVRKTTNPLDLAVMRLAALEQNVERRYLREPLWPAHEVVLEKALLSSPSSAPQCATTEISYEITPRIRAWRQTLERCRSAAQVCLCLGQLERSIAWEKSVNKVTCLVCRKGDNDEFLLLCDGCDRGCHIYCHRPKMEAVPEGDWFCAVCLAQQVEGEFTQKPRFPKRGQKRKSSYVLNFPEGDGRRRRVLSRGRESPAVPRYSEEGLSPSKRRRLSMRNHHSDLTFCEIILMEMESHDAAWPFLEPVNPRLVSGYRRIIKNPMDFSTMRERLLRGGYTSSEEFAADALLVFDNCQTFNEDDSEVGKAGHIMRRFFESRWEEFYQGKQANL from the exons ATGTGTGGCTACAATGGCTCCGTCCCTTCTGTGGAATCATTACACCAAGAGGTCTCAGTCTTGGTCCCTGACCCCACAGTGAGCTGCTTAGATGATCCTTCACATCTTCCTGATCAACTGGAAGACACTCCAATCCTCAGTGAAGTCTCTCTGGAGCCCTTCAACACTCTGGCACCAG AGCCAGTGAGTGGAGGACTCTATGGTATAGATGACACGGAGCTGATGGGTGCAGAGGACAAGCTGCCTCTTGAGGACAGCCCTGTGATTTCTGCCCTTGACTGCCCTTCCCTCAATAACGCCACTGCCTTCAGTCTCCTGGCAGATGACAGTCAAACTTCAGCCTCTATTTTTGCCAGCCCTGCttctccacctgtccttggggaATCTGTCCTGCAGG ATAACAGCTTTGACCTGAATAATGGTAGTGATGCAgaacaggaagaaatggagactcAGGCTTCAGACTTCCCACCACCTCTGGCCCAACCAGTCCCTGACCAGTCATCCACTATTCAGCTACATCCAGCAACCGCACCAGCAGTCTCACCAACAGCCTCCCCAGCAATCTCCCTGGCAGTTTCTCCAGCAGCCTCCCCTGAAATCTCTCCAGAGGTCTCCCCAGCAGTTTCTCCAGCAGCCTCTCCAGAACTCTCCCCAGCCGTCTCCCCAGCAGCCTTCCCTACAGTCTCTCCAACTTCCTCGGCAGCCCTCCCACCAGTATCCTCGGAAGTCTCCTTGACAGCCTCCCCGGTGACCTCCCCAAAAGTGTCCCCTGCAGCTTCCCCAGCAGCTGTCTTCCCAGTAGCCTCCCCAGGAAATAAGGATGTCAGCAGCTTTCCTGAAACCACTGCTGACCTGGAAGAGATCACCGGCGAAGGAGTCACTGCTTCTGGCAGTG GTGATGTCCTGAGGAGACGTATTGCTACCCCTGAAGAAGTTCGTCTTCCCCTCCAACATGG gtggcgGAGAGAGGTGCGCATCAAGAAGGGCAGCCACCGCTGGCAGGGAGAGACCTGGTATTACGGCCCCTGTGGGAAGAGGATGAAACAGTTCCCGGAAGTGATCAAG TACCTGAGCCGCAACGTGGTACACAATGTCCGCCGTGAGCACTTCAGCTTCAGTCCCCGTATGCCTGTTGGAGATTTCTTTGAAGAGAGAGACACACCAGAG GGCTTGCAGTGGGTACAGCTCTCAGCAGAGGAGATCCCATCCAGGATTCAGGCAATTACTGGGAAACGGGGCCGACCTCGAAACACTGAGAAGGCCAAGACCAAGGAAGTCCCCAAGGTGAAACGGGGCCGAGGTCGGCCACCCAAGGTCAAAATCACTGAGCTGTTGAATAAGACAGACAACCGCCTCCTAAAGAAATTGGAGGCCCAAG AAACGCTGAATGAGGAGGATAAAGCAAAGATGAGTAAAATCAAGAAGAAGGTGAAGCAGAAGGTACAGCGGGGAGAGTGTCAGACTGCTGGCCAAGGGCAG GCCAGAAACAAGCGGAAACAAGAGACCAAGAGCTTAAAGCAGAAGGAAGCTAAGAAGAAATCCAAG GCTGAGAAGGAGAAGGTaaagacaaagcaggaaaaactgaaagaaaaagtcaagagggagaagaaggagaaggtaaaaatgaaggaaaaggaggaggtgaCCAAAACCAAGGCAGCCTGTAAAGCAGATAAAACCCTGACCTCGCAGAGGCGCTTGGAGGAGCGGCAGAGACAGCAGATGATCTTGGAAGAGATGAAGAAGCCCACAGAGGATATGTGTCTGACTGACCACCAG CCCCTGCCCAACTTCTCACGCATCCCTGGTCTCATCCTGCCTAGTGGGGCCTTCTCAGACTGCTTGACCATTGTGGAGTTTCTGCACAGCTTTGGCAAGGTGCTGGGCTTTGACCCTGCCAAAGATGTACCTAGCCTGGGGGTCCTGCAGGAGGGACTTCTGTGTCAAGGCGACAGCTTGGGCGAGGTGCAAGATCTGCTTGTGCGGCTGCTGAAGGCTGCCCTCTACGACCCTGGCTTGCCCTCCTACTGTCAG TCCTTAAAGATCTTGGGGGAGAAGGTATCTGAGATCCCACTGACAAGAGACAACGTGTCTGAGATCCTGCGCTGCTTCCTCATGGCATATGGAGTGGAGCCAGCCCTCTGTGACAGCCTGCGCACCCAGCCTTTTCAGGCCCAGCCACCCCAACAGAAGGCTGCTGTCCTGGCCTTCCTGGTGCATGAGCTCAACGGCTCCACCCTCATCATCAa TGAGATTGACAAGACTCTGGAGAGTATGTCCAGCTACAGGAAAAACAAGTGGATTGTTGAAGGCCGGCTCCGGAG ACTGAAAACTGCTCTGGCCAAGCGAACTGGGCGGCCTGAGGTAGAGATGCAAGGGCCAGAGGAAGGCCTGGGGCGGAGGCGCAGTTCTCGGATCATGGAGGAGACCAGTGGcatggaagaggaggaagaggaggagattaCAGCAGTTGTCCATGGCCGTAGGGGTCGAAGAGATGGAGAG GTTGATGCCACAGCATCTAGCATCCCAGAGCTAGAGCGCCAGATAGAAAAACTCAGCAAG CGTCAGCTTTTCTTTCGCAAAAAGCTGCTTCACTCATCCCAGATGCTTCGGGCAGTCTCCTTGGGTCAGGACCGCTACAGACGCCGCTACTGGGTGTTGCCCTATTTGGCTGGTATCTTTGTGGAAGGAACAGAGGGGAGCTTAG TTCCTGAGGATGTGATAAAGCAGGAAGCTGACTCCTTGAAAGTAGCAGGCCATACAGCACCCAGCCCAGCTCCCTGCTCTCTGAAGAGGGAATTAGctggctccagcacctccaccagTTCTCCTGCCCGGGCCCGAGGCCGACCTCGAAAAACTAAGCCTGGGTCTATGCATCCTAGGCACCTTAAATCCCCTTTTAGGGGTCAGGAGTCAGAACAGCCCCAAGCCCAGCTTCAGCCTGAGACTCAGCCCCATCCTCAGCTTCAGGCTCAtgcccagcctcagccccagccccagccccagcttcaGTCCCATCCTCAGTCCCATAATGGGTTCCTGGAGCCAGAAGGCTCCCCTTTGTCTCTGGGTCAGAGCCAGCATGACCTCAGCCAGTCAGCCTTCCTGTCTTGGCTAAGCCAGACTCAGAGCCATGGCTCCCTGTTGAGCAGCTCAGTCCTCACTCCTGATAGCAGCCCTGGAAAACTGGACTCGACCCCATCACAGCCCCTAGAGGAGCCAGAGCCTGATGAGGCGGAATCCAGCCCTGATTCTCAAGCTCCCTGGTTTAACTTCTCAGCTCAGATACCCTGCAACGCTGCCCCTACGCCACCCCCTGCAGTTTCTGAGGACCAGCCTACTCCCTCCCTCCAGCTACCTGCCTCCTCCAAGCCA GCGAACAGACCCAGTGCTGCCAACCCCTGTTCTCCAGTGCAGCTCTTTTCCACCCCTTTGCCTGGGGTGGCCCCTAAGAGGCGAGCAGGAGACCCTGGAGAAACACCACAAAGTCCCGCAGGGCTGCGACAGCCAAAACGGAGAGGGAGACCCCCCAGTAAGTTCTTCAAACAGATGGAGCAGCGTTACCTAACCCAGCTGACAGCCCAGCCTGTCCCTGCTG AGATGTGCTCAGGCTGGTGGTGGATCCAAGATCCTGAGACATTGGATGCCACACTCAAGGCCCTGCACCCCCGAGGCATCCGGGAGAAGGCACTTCACAAACACCTAAACAAGCACAGGGACTTCTTACAGGAAGTCTGCCTTCGGCCCTCAACTG ACCCCATTTTTGAGCCCAGTCAGCTACCTCCCTTTCAAGAAGGGATTTTAAGCTGGTCTCCCAAAGAGAAGACATATGAGACAGACCTGGCTGTGCTTCAGTGGGTAGAGGAGCTGGAACAGCGGGTTATCCTGTCTGATCTGCAGATTCGG GGCTGGACATGTCCTAGCCCAGACTCTACTCGTGAAGACTTGGCCTACTGTGAGCATCTGCCCGACTCCCAGGAGGACATCACCTGGAGAGGTCGAGGCAGGGAAGGTCTGGCACCCGTGCGTAAAACTACCAACCCTCTGGACCTGGCTGTGATGCGACTGGCTGCCCTGGAGCAGAATGTGGAGCGACGGTATCTACGGGAGCCCCTCTGGCCAGCTCACGAGGTTGTGCTGGAGAAGGCCCTGCTCAGCTCCCCCAGTAGTGCCCCGCAGTGCGCCACTACAGAGAT ATCATATGAGATCACCCCTCGCATTCGGGCCTGGCGCCAGACACTCGAGCGGTGCCGCAGTGCAGCCCAGGTGTGTTTGTGCCTGGGCCAGCTGGAGAGGTCCATTGCCTGGGAGAAGTCCGTCAACAAAGTG ACCTGTCTAGTCTGCCGGAAGGGTGACAACGATGAGTTTCTTCTGCTTTGTGATGGATGTGACCGTGGCTGCCACATTTACTGCCATCGGCCCAAGATGGAGGCTGTCCCAGAAGGAGACTGGTTCTGTGCTGTCTGTTTGGCCCAG CAGGTAGAGGGAGAATTCACTCAGAAGCCTCGTTTCCCAAAACGAGGCCAGAAGCGGAAAAGTAGTTATGTGCTGAACTTCCCAGAGGGTGATGGCCGCCGACGCCGGGTACTGTCAAGGGGCCGAGAAAGCCCAGCAGTGCCTCGGTACTCCGAAGAAGGGCTGTCCCCCTCGAAGCGGCGGCGACTCTCCATGCGGAACCACCACAGTGATCTCACATTTTGCGA GATTATCTTGATGGAGATGGAGTCCCATGATGCAGCCTGGCCCTTCCTGGAGCCTGTGAACCCACGTTTGGTGAGTGGGTACCGGCGCATCATCAAAAACCCTATGGATTTTTCCACCATGCGGGAGCGGCTGCTCCGGGGAGG GTACACCAGCTCAGAGGAGTTTGCGGCTGACGCACTCCTGGTCTTTGACAACTGCCAGACCTTCAACGAGGATGACTCTGAAGTGGGCAAGGCTGGGCACATCATGCGCCGCTTCTTCGAGAGCCGCTGGGAGGAGTTTTATCAGGGAAAACAGGCCAATCTATGA
- the BAZ2A gene encoding bromodomain adjacent to zinc finger domain protein 2A isoform X21, with product MEANDHFNFTGLPPAPAASGLKPSPSSGEGLYTNGSPMNFPQQGKSLNGDVNVNGLSTVSHTTTSGILNSAPHSSSTSHLHHPNVAYDCLWNYSQYPSANPGSNLKDPPLLSQFSGGQYPLNGILGGSRQPSSPSHNTNLRAGSQEFWANGTQSPMGLNFDSQELYDSFPDQNFEEVGSSIHPDEAAEKELSSVVAENGTGLVGSLELEEEQPELKMCGYNGSVPSVESLHQEVSVLVPDPTVSCLDDPSHLPDQLEDTPILSEVSLEPFNTLAPEPVSGGLYGIDDTELMGAEDKLPLEDSPVISALDCPSLNNATAFSLLADDSQTSASIFASPASPPVLGESVLQALPPVSSEVSLTASPVTSPKVSPAASPAAVFPVASPGNKDVSSFPETTADLEEITGEGVTASGSGDVLRRRIATPEEVRLPLQHGWRREVRIKKGSHRWQGETWYYGPCGKRMKQFPEVIKYLSRNVVHNVRREHFSFSPRMPVGDFFEERDTPEGLQWVQLSAEEIPSRIQAITGKRGRPRNTEKAKTKEVPKVKRGRGRPPKVKITELLNKTDNRLLKKLEAQETLNEEDKAKMSKIKKKVKQKVQRGECQTAGQGQARNKRKQETKSLKQKEAKKKSKAEKEKVKTKQEKLKEKVKREKKEKVKMKEKEEVTKTKAACKADKTLTSQRRLEERQRQQMILEEMKKPTEDMCLTDHQPLPNFSRIPGLILPSGAFSDCLTIVEFLHSFGKVLGFDPAKDVPSLGVLQEGLLCQGDSLGEVQDLLVRLLKAALYDPGLPSYCQSLKILGEKVSEIPLTRDNVSEILRCFLMAYGVEPALCDSLRTQPFQAQPPQQKAAVLAFLVHELNGSTLIINEIDKTLESMSSYRKNKWIVEGRLRRLKTALAKRTGRPEVEMQGPEEGLGRRRSSRIMEETSGMEEEEEEEITAVVHGRRGRRDGEVDATASSIPELERQIEKLSKRQLFFRKKLLHSSQMLRAVSLGQDRYRRRYWVLPYLAGIFVEGTEGSLVPEDVIKQEADSLKVAGHTAPSPAPCSLKRELAGSSTSTSSPARARGRPRKTKPGSMHPRHLKSPFRGQESEQPQAQLQPETQPHPQLQAHAQPQPQPQPQLQSHPQSHNGFLEPEGSPLSLGQSQHDLSQSAFLSWLSQTQSHGSLLSSSVLTPDSSPGKLDSTPSQPLEEPEPDEAESSPDSQAPWFNFSAQIPCNAAPTPPPAVSEDQPTPSLQLPASSKPANRPSAANPCSPVQLFSTPLPGVAPKRRAGDPGETPQSPAGLRQPKRRGRPPSKFFKQMEQRYLTQLTAQPVPAEMCSGWWWIQDPETLDATLKALHPRGIREKALHKHLNKHRDFLQEVCLRPSTDPIFEPSQLPPFQEGILSWSPKEKTYETDLAVLQWVEELEQRVILSDLQIRGWTCPSPDSTREDLAYCEHLPDSQEDITWRGRGREGLAPVRKTTNPLDLAVMRLAALEQNVERRYLREPLWPAHEVVLEKALLSSPSSAPQCATTEISYEITPRIRAWRQTLERCRSAAQVCLCLGQLERSIAWEKSVNKVTCLVCRKGDNDEFLLLCDGCDRGCHIYCHRPKMEAVPEGDWFCAVCLAQQVEGEFTQKPRFPKRGQKRKSSYVLNFPEGDGRRRRVLSRGRESPAVPRYSEEGLSPSKRRRLSMRNHHSDLTFCEIILMEMESHDAAWPFLEPVNPRLVSGYRRIIKNPMDFSTMRERLLRGGYTSSEEFAADALLVFDNCQTFNEDDSEVGKAGHIMRRFFESRWEEFYQGKQANL from the exons ATGGAGGCAAACGACCATTTTAACTTTACTGGCCTTCCCCCTGCACCTGCTGCCTCAGGACTGAAACCCTCTCCCTCCTCAGGGGAGGGCCTCTACACTAACGGGTCTCCCATGAACTTCCCCCAGCAAGGGAAAA gTTTGAATGGGGATGTGAATGTTAATGGCTTATCTACTGTATCTCACACTACTACTTCAGGGATTTTGAACTCTGctccccactcctccagcacCTCACACCTCCATCACCCCAACGTGGCCTACGACTGTCTCTGGAACTACTCACAGTACCCATCTGCCAATCCTGGCAGCAACCTCAAGGACCCACCCCTTCTCTCCCAGTTCTCTGGGGGACAATACCCACTCAACGGCATCCTTGGGGGCAGCCGGCAACCTTCATCCCCAAGTCACAACACTAACCTTCGGGCTGGGAGCCAGGAATTCTGGGCCAACGGCACCCAGAGTCCCATGGGGCTTAACTTCGACTCACAGGAACTGTATGATTCCTTTCCTGACCAGAATTTTGAG GAGGTAGGCAGTAGTATCCATCCTGATGAGGCGGCAGAAAAGGAGCTGTCTTCAGTTGTGGCAGAGAATGGCACTGGCTTGGTAGGCAgcctggagctggaggaagagcagCCAG AACTGAAGATGTGTGGCTACAATGGCTCCGTCCCTTCTGTGGAATCATTACACCAAGAGGTCTCAGTCTTGGTCCCTGACCCCACAGTGAGCTGCTTAGATGATCCTTCACATCTTCCTGATCAACTGGAAGACACTCCAATCCTCAGTGAAGTCTCTCTGGAGCCCTTCAACACTCTGGCACCAG AGCCAGTGAGTGGAGGACTCTATGGTATAGATGACACGGAGCTGATGGGTGCAGAGGACAAGCTGCCTCTTGAGGACAGCCCTGTGATTTCTGCCCTTGACTGCCCTTCCCTCAATAACGCCACTGCCTTCAGTCTCCTGGCAGATGACAGTCAAACTTCAGCCTCTATTTTTGCCAGCCCTGCttctccacctgtccttggggaATCTGTCCTGCAGG CCCTCCCACCAGTATCCTCGGAAGTCTCCTTGACAGCCTCCCCGGTGACCTCCCCAAAAGTGTCCCCTGCAGCTTCCCCAGCAGCTGTCTTCCCAGTAGCCTCCCCAGGAAATAAGGATGTCAGCAGCTTTCCTGAAACCACTGCTGACCTGGAAGAGATCACCGGCGAAGGAGTCACTGCTTCTGGCAGTG GTGATGTCCTGAGGAGACGTATTGCTACCCCTGAAGAAGTTCGTCTTCCCCTCCAACATGG gtggcgGAGAGAGGTGCGCATCAAGAAGGGCAGCCACCGCTGGCAGGGAGAGACCTGGTATTACGGCCCCTGTGGGAAGAGGATGAAACAGTTCCCGGAAGTGATCAAG TACCTGAGCCGCAACGTGGTACACAATGTCCGCCGTGAGCACTTCAGCTTCAGTCCCCGTATGCCTGTTGGAGATTTCTTTGAAGAGAGAGACACACCAGAG GGCTTGCAGTGGGTACAGCTCTCAGCAGAGGAGATCCCATCCAGGATTCAGGCAATTACTGGGAAACGGGGCCGACCTCGAAACACTGAGAAGGCCAAGACCAAGGAAGTCCCCAAGGTGAAACGGGGCCGAGGTCGGCCACCCAAGGTCAAAATCACTGAGCTGTTGAATAAGACAGACAACCGCCTCCTAAAGAAATTGGAGGCCCAAG AAACGCTGAATGAGGAGGATAAAGCAAAGATGAGTAAAATCAAGAAGAAGGTGAAGCAGAAGGTACAGCGGGGAGAGTGTCAGACTGCTGGCCAAGGGCAG GCCAGAAACAAGCGGAAACAAGAGACCAAGAGCTTAAAGCAGAAGGAAGCTAAGAAGAAATCCAAG GCTGAGAAGGAGAAGGTaaagacaaagcaggaaaaactgaaagaaaaagtcaagagggagaagaaggagaaggtaaaaatgaaggaaaaggaggaggtgaCCAAAACCAAGGCAGCCTGTAAAGCAGATAAAACCCTGACCTCGCAGAGGCGCTTGGAGGAGCGGCAGAGACAGCAGATGATCTTGGAAGAGATGAAGAAGCCCACAGAGGATATGTGTCTGACTGACCACCAG CCCCTGCCCAACTTCTCACGCATCCCTGGTCTCATCCTGCCTAGTGGGGCCTTCTCAGACTGCTTGACCATTGTGGAGTTTCTGCACAGCTTTGGCAAGGTGCTGGGCTTTGACCCTGCCAAAGATGTACCTAGCCTGGGGGTCCTGCAGGAGGGACTTCTGTGTCAAGGCGACAGCTTGGGCGAGGTGCAAGATCTGCTTGTGCGGCTGCTGAAGGCTGCCCTCTACGACCCTGGCTTGCCCTCCTACTGTCAG TCCTTAAAGATCTTGGGGGAGAAGGTATCTGAGATCCCACTGACAAGAGACAACGTGTCTGAGATCCTGCGCTGCTTCCTCATGGCATATGGAGTGGAGCCAGCCCTCTGTGACAGCCTGCGCACCCAGCCTTTTCAGGCCCAGCCACCCCAACAGAAGGCTGCTGTCCTGGCCTTCCTGGTGCATGAGCTCAACGGCTCCACCCTCATCATCAa TGAGATTGACAAGACTCTGGAGAGTATGTCCAGCTACAGGAAAAACAAGTGGATTGTTGAAGGCCGGCTCCGGAG ACTGAAAACTGCTCTGGCCAAGCGAACTGGGCGGCCTGAGGTAGAGATGCAAGGGCCAGAGGAAGGCCTGGGGCGGAGGCGCAGTTCTCGGATCATGGAGGAGACCAGTGGcatggaagaggaggaagaggaggagattaCAGCAGTTGTCCATGGCCGTAGGGGTCGAAGAGATGGAGAG GTTGATGCCACAGCATCTAGCATCCCAGAGCTAGAGCGCCAGATAGAAAAACTCAGCAAG CGTCAGCTTTTCTTTCGCAAAAAGCTGCTTCACTCATCCCAGATGCTTCGGGCAGTCTCCTTGGGTCAGGACCGCTACAGACGCCGCTACTGGGTGTTGCCCTATTTGGCTGGTATCTTTGTGGAAGGAACAGAGGGGAGCTTAG TTCCTGAGGATGTGATAAAGCAGGAAGCTGACTCCTTGAAAGTAGCAGGCCATACAGCACCCAGCCCAGCTCCCTGCTCTCTGAAGAGGGAATTAGctggctccagcacctccaccagTTCTCCTGCCCGGGCCCGAGGCCGACCTCGAAAAACTAAGCCTGGGTCTATGCATCCTAGGCACCTTAAATCCCCTTTTAGGGGTCAGGAGTCAGAACAGCCCCAAGCCCAGCTTCAGCCTGAGACTCAGCCCCATCCTCAGCTTCAGGCTCAtgcccagcctcagccccagccccagccccagcttcaGTCCCATCCTCAGTCCCATAATGGGTTCCTGGAGCCAGAAGGCTCCCCTTTGTCTCTGGGTCAGAGCCAGCATGACCTCAGCCAGTCAGCCTTCCTGTCTTGGCTAAGCCAGACTCAGAGCCATGGCTCCCTGTTGAGCAGCTCAGTCCTCACTCCTGATAGCAGCCCTGGAAAACTGGACTCGACCCCATCACAGCCCCTAGAGGAGCCAGAGCCTGATGAGGCGGAATCCAGCCCTGATTCTCAAGCTCCCTGGTTTAACTTCTCAGCTCAGATACCCTGCAACGCTGCCCCTACGCCACCCCCTGCAGTTTCTGAGGACCAGCCTACTCCCTCCCTCCAGCTACCTGCCTCCTCCAAGCCA GCGAACAGACCCAGTGCTGCCAACCCCTGTTCTCCAGTGCAGCTCTTTTCCACCCCTTTGCCTGGGGTGGCCCCTAAGAGGCGAGCAGGAGACCCTGGAGAAACACCACAAAGTCCCGCAGGGCTGCGACAGCCAAAACGGAGAGGGAGACCCCCCAGTAAGTTCTTCAAACAGATGGAGCAGCGTTACCTAACCCAGCTGACAGCCCAGCCTGTCCCTGCTG AGATGTGCTCAGGCTGGTGGTGGATCCAAGATCCTGAGACATTGGATGCCACACTCAAGGCCCTGCACCCCCGAGGCATCCGGGAGAAGGCACTTCACAAACACCTAAACAAGCACAGGGACTTCTTACAGGAAGTCTGCCTTCGGCCCTCAACTG ACCCCATTTTTGAGCCCAGTCAGCTACCTCCCTTTCAAGAAGGGATTTTAAGCTGGTCTCCCAAAGAGAAGACATATGAGACAGACCTGGCTGTGCTTCAGTGGGTAGAGGAGCTGGAACAGCGGGTTATCCTGTCTGATCTGCAGATTCGG GGCTGGACATGTCCTAGCCCAGACTCTACTCGTGAAGACTTGGCCTACTGTGAGCATCTGCCCGACTCCCAGGAGGACATCACCTGGAGAGGTCGAGGCAGGGAAGGTCTGGCACCCGTGCGTAAAACTACCAACCCTCTGGACCTGGCTGTGATGCGACTGGCTGCCCTGGAGCAGAATGTGGAGCGACGGTATCTACGGGAGCCCCTCTGGCCAGCTCACGAGGTTGTGCTGGAGAAGGCCCTGCTCAGCTCCCCCAGTAGTGCCCCGCAGTGCGCCACTACAGAGAT ATCATATGAGATCACCCCTCGCATTCGGGCCTGGCGCCAGACACTCGAGCGGTGCCGCAGTGCAGCCCAGGTGTGTTTGTGCCTGGGCCAGCTGGAGAGGTCCATTGCCTGGGAGAAGTCCGTCAACAAAGTG ACCTGTCTAGTCTGCCGGAAGGGTGACAACGATGAGTTTCTTCTGCTTTGTGATGGATGTGACCGTGGCTGCCACATTTACTGCCATCGGCCCAAGATGGAGGCTGTCCCAGAAGGAGACTGGTTCTGTGCTGTCTGTTTGGCCCAG CAGGTAGAGGGAGAATTCACTCAGAAGCCTCGTTTCCCAAAACGAGGCCAGAAGCGGAAAAGTAGTTATGTGCTGAACTTCCCAGAGGGTGATGGCCGCCGACGCCGGGTACTGTCAAGGGGCCGAGAAAGCCCAGCAGTGCCTCGGTACTCCGAAGAAGGGCTGTCCCCCTCGAAGCGGCGGCGACTCTCCATGCGGAACCACCACAGTGATCTCACATTTTGCGA GATTATCTTGATGGAGATGGAGTCCCATGATGCAGCCTGGCCCTTCCTGGAGCCTGTGAACCCACGTTTGGTGAGTGGGTACCGGCGCATCATCAAAAACCCTATGGATTTTTCCACCATGCGGGAGCGGCTGCTCCGGGGAGG GTACACCAGCTCAGAGGAGTTTGCGGCTGACGCACTCCTGGTCTTTGACAACTGCCAGACCTTCAACGAGGATGACTCTGAAGTGGGCAAGGCTGGGCACATCATGCGCCGCTTCTTCGAGAGCCGCTGGGAGGAGTTTTATCAGGGAAAACAGGCCAATCTATGA